The Candidatus Margulisiibacteriota bacterium genome segment GCGTTTTTTCCGGCTTGAACAATTCATAAACCTCGATACGGAAAACTTCCGCCAGCTTCAACATGGTCGCCGGAGACACCCATTTTTTACCAGTCTCCACATCACTGAGAAAATTTACGGAGAGACTTACCCGCTCCGCCAATTCCGCCTGTGACCAGCCGGAGCGAGTCCGGTAGGACTTAATATTTGCGCCTAAAAGTTGATACAACCTTCCTTCGTTAATAATCATTGGCTTACTCCTATTG includes the following:
- a CDS encoding helix-turn-helix domain-containing protein, with the translated sequence MIINEGRLYQLLGANIKSYRTRSGWSQAELAERVSLSVNFLSDVETGKKWVSPATMLKLAEVFRIEVYELFKPEKTHPDRSQNLLSKYTEDVVSAVQKVRKKYRMVS